The following are from one region of the Salinirussus salinus genome:
- a CDS encoding cytochrome c biogenesis protein CcdA — protein sequence MSDPVGSYLAFAASAGVLTFLSPCALPLVPGYVGYYASTVGDDRRAAGIVARGVAAGVGVVVTLGGLAGAAVLAGRPVSRLLPVVEPLVGVALVAFGASLLTGRGPALTVALPARRAGTSGFVLFGAGYAGASAGCVLPVFLAVVVQAVALSPPVAVAVVVAYAAGVALPLLAVTLAVGFGLDLAAGRLAGLGSRLEPAAGAIVVLAGVGQVVVAVAPTALPSLLTPL from the coding sequence GTGAGCGACCCGGTTGGGAGTTACCTGGCGTTCGCGGCCAGCGCCGGCGTGTTGACCTTCCTGTCGCCGTGTGCGCTCCCGCTGGTCCCGGGCTACGTGGGGTACTACGCCAGTACCGTCGGCGACGACCGACGAGCGGCTGGCATCGTCGCGCGCGGCGTCGCAGCCGGGGTGGGCGTCGTCGTGACACTCGGCGGGCTCGCGGGGGCGGCGGTGCTCGCCGGCCGGCCGGTCTCGCGGTTGCTGCCGGTCGTGGAACCGCTGGTCGGTGTCGCGCTGGTCGCCTTCGGGGCCAGCCTGCTCACCGGACGCGGTCCCGCGCTGACGGTCGCGCTGCCGGCCCGGCGTGCCGGTACCTCGGGGTTCGTGCTCTTCGGGGCCGGCTACGCCGGAGCGTCTGCCGGCTGTGTGCTGCCGGTCTTTCTGGCGGTCGTCGTCCAGGCAGTCGCGCTCTCGCCGCCGGTCGCGGTCGCCGTGGTGGTGGCCTACGCCGCCGGCGTCGCTCTGCCGCTTCTGGCCGTGACCCTCGCGGTGGGGTTCGGACTCGACCTGGCAGCCGGTCGACTCGCGGGCCTCGGCAGCCGGCTCGAGCCGGCCGCCGGCGCAATCGTGGTTCTCGCCGGCGTCGGACAGGTCGTCGTCGCCGTTGCGCCGACCGCCCTGCCGTCGCTTCTGACCCCGCTGTGA
- a CDS encoding TlpA family protein disulfide reductase produces MRRRELLASVAAATTAAGCNGLGESLTGEDVREAEPVTVETIDAPGSEAGRATVPEPGRVTFVEFFATTCGVCASQMSAVGEAHRQVPDGVQFLSVTSEPVGLSISTEAVASWWADHGGTWTVAADDGTALARRYGATSVPRAVVVAPDGTETWSHAGRTTAARIVDEIRAAGGGEYS; encoded by the coding sequence GTGCGGCGGCGTGAGCTGCTCGCCTCGGTCGCCGCCGCGACGACGGCTGCCGGATGCAACGGCCTCGGCGAGTCGCTCACCGGCGAGGACGTACGCGAGGCGGAGCCGGTGACCGTCGAGACCATCGACGCCCCCGGGAGCGAGGCGGGCCGGGCGACCGTCCCGGAGCCGGGCCGCGTGACGTTCGTCGAGTTCTTCGCCACCACCTGTGGCGTCTGTGCGTCGCAGATGTCCGCCGTCGGCGAGGCCCACAGGCAGGTCCCCGACGGCGTCCAGTTCCTCTCGGTGACCAGCGAACCCGTCGGGCTGAGTATCTCGACCGAGGCGGTCGCCTCGTGGTGGGCCGACCACGGCGGGACCTGGACCGTCGCCGCCGACGACGGGACGGCGCTGGCGCGGCGCTACGGCGCAACGAGCGTCCCGAGGGCTGTCGTCGTCGCGCCCGACGGCACCGAGACCTGGTCGCACGCGGGGCGAACGACCGCCGCGCGGATCGTCGACGAGATACGGGCCGCAGGTGGCGGTGAGTACTCGTGA
- a CDS encoding sulfite exporter TauE/SafE family protein, with protein MATCTPANPLLGTETLGLPVLALVGLLGGAHCIGMCGPLVATYAARMDAGGREDVLTTQAVRQHALFNLGRTASYTLLGGLFGLAGQLVFVGLRDVTLVATEVRAATGILVGAVVAAVGASYLAGSGTRRVPVPGVGRVAAAVRGTLVPRVDAWVGDYRIAGLGAVHGLLPCPLLYPAYLYAFVQGSAVGGAAALAALGLGTVPAVFLTGTLASGLEVGTRQRLHRVLGLAFVVLGYIPLQHGLAALGVVLPGIPLPHFQPW; from the coding sequence ATGGCGACATGCACACCGGCCAATCCCCTCCTCGGCACGGAGACACTCGGCCTCCCGGTGCTGGCGCTCGTCGGCCTGCTCGGGGGCGCACACTGCATCGGGATGTGCGGGCCGCTGGTCGCGACCTACGCCGCCAGGATGGACGCGGGGGGACGCGAGGACGTCCTCACGACGCAGGCCGTCCGGCAGCACGCGCTGTTCAATCTCGGGCGGACGGCCAGCTATACCCTGCTCGGCGGGCTCTTCGGGCTGGCCGGCCAGCTCGTCTTCGTCGGCCTCCGGGACGTGACCCTCGTGGCGACGGAGGTCCGGGCCGCGACCGGCATCCTCGTCGGGGCCGTCGTCGCCGCCGTCGGCGCCAGCTACCTCGCCGGCAGCGGCACGCGGCGCGTGCCAGTCCCCGGGGTCGGGCGGGTCGCGGCCGCAGTCCGTGGCACCCTGGTTCCGCGGGTCGACGCGTGGGTCGGCGACTACCGCATCGCCGGGCTCGGCGCGGTCCACGGGCTCCTGCCCTGTCCGCTCCTGTACCCGGCGTACCTGTACGCGTTCGTCCAGGGCTCGGCGGTCGGGGGCGCGGCCGCGCTCGCGGCGCTCGGGCTGGGAACCGTCCCCGCGGTCTTCCTGACCGGGACGCTGGCAAGCGGGCTGGAGGTCGGCACTCGCCAGCGGCTCCACCGGGTCCTCGGACTCGCCTTCGTCGTCCTGGGGTACATCCCGCTCCAGCACGGGCTGGCGGCGCTCGGGGTCGTCCTGCCGGGGATCCCGCTGCCTCATTTCCAGCCGTGGTGA
- a CDS encoding SCO family protein produces the protein MERRTYLAAGLGVAAASSGCLTTVLGDSTTAGETVLDPPRDRQFDSSDLPYPAHGEALPAFSLPDPLADEVVDSTAIDGTLVVTGFFASCPVECVRLVGQLAGVQHGTLERGIGDEVTFLAITFDPERDDAELLREYARKMNIDMGAGNWRFLRPESAARAETVVDEKLGITFERVGAGESRRLPGYDFRHLSLTFLRNPDGVVERAYRTDRPDHERVLSDVETVVEATS, from the coding sequence ATGGAGAGACGAACCTACCTTGCGGCTGGTCTCGGCGTCGCCGCGGCGAGTTCCGGCTGTCTCACCACGGTTCTCGGGGACAGCACGACCGCTGGTGAGACTGTTCTCGACCCGCCGCGAGACCGGCAGTTCGACAGCAGCGACCTCCCGTATCCGGCCCACGGGGAGGCGCTGCCGGCGTTCAGCCTACCGGACCCACTGGCCGACGAGGTGGTCGACAGCACCGCCATCGATGGGACGCTGGTCGTGACCGGCTTCTTCGCCAGCTGTCCCGTCGAGTGTGTCCGTCTCGTCGGCCAGCTGGCGGGTGTCCAGCACGGAACCCTCGAGCGGGGTATCGGCGACGAGGTGACGTTCCTGGCGATCACGTTCGACCCCGAGCGCGACGACGCCGAGCTACTCAGGGAGTACGCCCGCAAAATGAACATCGACATGGGGGCGGGGAACTGGCGGTTCCTGCGCCCGGAGTCGGCGGCCCGCGCGGAGACGGTGGTCGACGAGAAGCTCGGCATCACGTTCGAGCGGGTCGGTGCGGGCGAGTCCCGGCGTCTCCCGGGCTACGACTTCCGGCACCTCTCGCTGACGTTCCTCCGGAATCCGGACGGGGTCGTCGAACGGGCCTACCGGACCGACCGGCCGGACCACGAGCGCGTCCTCTCGGACGTCGAGACCGTCGTGGAGGCCACCTCCTGA
- a CDS encoding nitrous oxide reductase accessory protein NosL yields the protein MDGPTTPVDRRRLLALIGASSAVALAGCAGGGDDGDGSPPTDTPTPSDVVPEEYRTAASLNDRQRDPDALSAKSDVNYQDEPDDGQQCSGCAYYIPDRNGDGVGACSIVEGNIEPSGYCVSYAAHEEGTSTDGDSTGDGEPSLAPADVPGDAECAVCGMTVANFPEWNAQTVHEDDTREFFCTAGCATTYYAVTDQFADTDAAIAGLWVRDFDSRELVDGTSASYALETDSDRVDDPMRLNPAPFATREDAVAYVEAVAHLTVEDIVELSAFDRDLAEQYRGRLIE from the coding sequence ATGGACGGTCCGACCACCCCAGTTGACCGACGCAGACTGCTCGCGCTGATCGGTGCCAGTTCCGCTGTCGCCCTGGCGGGCTGTGCCGGCGGGGGCGACGACGGCGACGGCTCGCCTCCGACGGACACGCCGACGCCGAGCGACGTCGTCCCGGAGGAGTACCGGACCGCGGCCAGCCTGAACGACAGACAGCGCGACCCTGATGCGCTCTCGGCCAAGAGCGACGTGAACTATCAGGACGAACCGGACGACGGCCAGCAGTGTTCGGGCTGTGCGTACTACATCCCGGACAGGAACGGCGACGGCGTCGGTGCCTGCTCGATCGTTGAGGGGAACATCGAGCCGAGCGGGTACTGCGTGAGCTACGCCGCACACGAGGAGGGAACCAGTACGGACGGCGACAGCACCGGGGACGGCGAACCGTCGCTCGCGCCCGCCGACGTCCCCGGGGACGCGGAGTGTGCCGTCTGTGGCATGACCGTCGCGAACTTCCCGGAGTGGAACGCCCAGACGGTCCACGAGGACGACACCCGCGAGTTCTTCTGCACCGCCGGCTGTGCGACCACCTACTACGCCGTCACCGACCAGTTCGCCGACACCGATGCGGCTATCGCAGGCCTCTGGGTCAGGGACTTCGACAGCCGGGAGCTGGTCGACGGCACGAGCGCGTCCTACGCGCTCGAGACCGACTCCGACCGCGTCGACGACCCGATGCGGCTGAACCCCGCGCCGTTCGCGACCCGCGAGGACGCCGTTGCCTACGTCGAGGCGGTGGCTCACCTCACCGTCGAGGACATCGTCGAGCTGTCGGCGTTCGACCGAGACCTGGCCGAGCAGTACCGCGGCCGGCTGATCGAGTGA
- a CDS encoding winged helix-turn-helix transcriptional regulator: MSEVRRAIRRHIESNPGVHFNELARNLGIATGQAQYHLRRLRRAGGLDTAKVRDRTHYFPEGYDPWEQRTIALLRRETVRGIIVAALKEPEPSAADLATDLDVARSTVSWHVSTLVDAGVAEKCYDEHGRSHIRLTRPDETRRLLDEVSPSAPDRLVDRFTRLVDDALLD; this comes from the coding sequence ATGAGCGAGGTGAGACGGGCGATCCGCCGACACATCGAATCCAACCCGGGCGTCCACTTCAACGAACTCGCCCGCAACCTCGGCATCGCGACCGGGCAGGCGCAGTACCACCTCCGCCGGCTCCGTCGTGCGGGGGGGCTCGATACCGCGAAGGTCCGCGACCGTACCCACTACTTCCCGGAGGGGTACGACCCCTGGGAGCAGCGAACGATCGCCCTCCTCCGGCGCGAAACCGTCCGGGGCATCATCGTCGCCGCGCTCAAGGAGCCGGAGCCGTCGGCCGCCGACCTGGCAACGGACCTCGACGTGGCCCGGAGCACGGTCTCCTGGCACGTCTCGACGCTCGTCGACGCGGGTGTCGCGGAGAAGTGTTACGACGAACACGGCCGGAGCCACATCAGGCTGACTCGACCCGACGAGACGCGCCGACTGCTCGACGAGGTCTCGCCTTCGGCCCCGGACCGTCTGGTCGACCGGTTCACCCGGCTGGTCGACGACGCGCTCCTCGACTGA
- a CDS encoding DUF7471 family protein translates to MFPSAADWVSGAEAAAILAVLVLATLGTATLFLTGLVGYRRRRTRVYLLVTAALGILVSRSVIGFGTVLGIVPMPVHHLIEHGSDFAVATLVLYALYSTGTPSRAG, encoded by the coding sequence ATGTTCCCGTCCGCGGCCGATTGGGTGAGCGGGGCCGAGGCGGCGGCGATCCTCGCCGTACTCGTCCTCGCGACGCTCGGGACAGCGACGCTGTTTCTGACCGGGCTGGTCGGCTACCGCCGGCGACGGACGAGGGTCTACCTCCTGGTGACGGCCGCGCTCGGGATTCTCGTCTCCCGGTCGGTCATCGGATTCGGGACGGTGCTCGGCATCGTTCCGATGCCGGTTCACCACCTCATCGAGCACGGCTCGGATTTCGCAGTCGCCACGCTCGTCCTGTACGCGCTGTACAGCACCGGGACGCCGTCGCGGGCCGGCTGA
- a CDS encoding DUF7835 family putative zinc beta-ribbon protein → MATTNDAVTTMTEACSDCGRETPHEVNVRILTESTTPDNAEFSREPYRVSECRVCGTTTTTRMNNE, encoded by the coding sequence ATGGCAACCACGAACGACGCGGTCACCACGATGACCGAAGCGTGTTCCGACTGCGGCCGGGAGACGCCACACGAGGTGAACGTCCGGATCCTGACCGAGAGCACGACGCCGGACAACGCGGAGTTCTCCCGCGAGCCGTACCGCGTCAGCGAGTGTCGCGTCTGTGGCACCACCACGACGACCCGGATGAACAACGAGTAG